ATGGTACTTATGAATAAGCTCTTTATCGATACGCGGATACTTGGAATACATTCCTTCGATATAACCAAGGGATGTAAGCTTTACGAGGTTCTTATAGCCAACATCATTTTTGGCCAATAGTATTTGATGGTGTCGCGGATCTTTTTCTTCCTTGCTGAAATTTTTGCGGGTGCGGTCTTGTGTAATATAGAACTCGCAACCAACAATGGGTTTTATTTTCAGCGTTCCATCATCGTTCTTGTGATTATAGGCTTCTTTCACAAATTCAAAAGCGCCGAACATATTACCATGGTCGCTTATGGCCAGTGCCGGCATACCGTCTGCAATAGCCTTTTTATATAAGGATTTGATAGGAGCAGCCCCATCCAGCAAAGAAAACTGCGTATGTACGTGAAGATGTGAGAATTTCATTTACCCCAAGCCTTTTTAAATTGTAGAGCTTACAAATATCGTTCATAACAAGGGGATTGTACGCTTTGTTTTTTCCACAGTAATTTATGGGAGCAAAGGCTTGGTTGCGGGAAAACAATTAACATCGGTTTATAAAAAGAAGTTGATTAAGGAATAGAAGGGGCGTACCTTTGCGCAGCTTTTGTAACTATAAAACATCCAATGCATGAAAAAAATATTTATTTCTGTTGGTCTTCTTGCAGGAGGAATGTCCTTTGCCAAAGCGCAAGCTACTTCAGTAAAATTCATAGATAATATAGAAATTGTTCCCGGTACTTCTTCCGGTGAAAGTTTACGTACGCCAACTGCCTCTTCTAAAACAAGTACAGCAAAGCCAATAACAGCTACTGTAGTAACGAATACTTCGGCCTCCTATATTGAAAAATGCTCTTCGCTTCAATTCAAATATGGCTTATTGTTAGATACTGCAGTAGAGCTTATTACCAATCTTAAGCTATATGGGTTTATAGATGAATGGATGAGCACCCGTTACAAATATGGCGGCACTACACAGGATGGAATTGATTGCAGCGCATTTGCATCAACATTAATCAACAATGTATATGCTGTTACACTTCCCCGTACGGCAAAAGAACAATATACGGCTACAGACAGGCTGTATAGAGATGATCTGAAAGAAGGCGATCTTGTTTTTTTTAATACACGAGGAGGTGTAAGCCATGTAGGCGTGTATCTATGGAATGGTTATTTTGTGCATAGCAGTACCAATGAAGGTGTTACCATAAGTAATTTGGATGAAGGCTATTATAAAAAGAAATTTATTGGCGGCGGAAGAGTTTCCAATATTACAGGTAATTAATCATTTACTTTTTTTAGCCGTAAACGTTTCAATGTTGTTTGCCAAACGGGGATAATATCCGGGGATAGTTTTAGTAGAAGAGTTCCGGGTATGAACAATAAACAAAAAGTAATACTTCGAATAACGATCCAGCCAAATCCTGTATAATTATTAAACAGCAAATAGCAGCAGTAATAACAACCCGCTCCTAAAAACAACGTATAGAGTGTCTTCATATCAAAAGGTTGCAGCTTGAATTTTTTCAACAAAAACCAATACCTGATGGCATTATACACAGTAAAAGAAATAAGATTGGCAATAGCCGGGCCCAATGTTCCAAAATAATATTTAGTAAGAAAATAGTTCAAGGGAAGTGTCAATGCTACTAAAATTATTCCTGTAAAAAGCTCAAAACGCCAAAGGGTGGAAGTACCGATGATCTGTGCATTTACACCCGTTCCCATGTCTATTATTCGCATCAATCCAATGAAAAAGAAAACCCAACGTGCTTGCGAATAGTTTTTTTGAAAATGAAAGGTGTGGATACCATCCGTAAAGTTTAGCCATATTAAGAGAAACAACCCTATAGCAAAGATCAATTGATTAATAGAAGAACGATGGTAAATTCGGTTGATCTTTGCCATGTCCTTATCTTTCCATGCCTGTGATAATGCTGCGAAAGAAGCTGAAATGATACCTCGTTGAGGCGCCTGTACAACACTTGCAATATTTTGGCCTAATGTAAAAACAGCTACAGCAGCTAAGCCTTCTTTTGATACTGACCCTAATAGAATTGAATCGAACACCTGTGAAATATTGTAAACGATCAAGCCGCCGAATATATAGCTTACAAATACTACGATCTTTCTAAAAAATTTTTTGGTAACAATGCTTGTATTGAATGTAAAAGATATCTGTCCTTTTATAAACAAATAAATAAATAATCCTGCGGCGATGCCTATATAAGTGAATGAATAAATGTGAATGAACGTGTTAAATGGAGTGGTGATCTTTGCAAAAAAGAGGAATATTAATATCGTAGTAAATAAGCGAAAAATAACCTCCCTGAATAAGCTGGTTATTACCGACTCTTTTAATTGCCATGCATATGCTTCAAAGATAGTATAGAGGGTAAGCCCGAGTCCAAGTGGGAATATCAAGTAATAATATTGTACAAACTGTGGCGAATTCTGACTGTATTTTCTTATTACGGTGTCTTTAAACATTAATCCTAATACTACAACAAAGCAAAAGCCGATCAAGGATATTGTAAGTGCCCAGGTAAGTATATCATTTTTTTTCTTCGATAGGTTGTCGTTATAATACGGATAAAATTTTGTGATATAGGCTCCCATACCAAACGTAGCAAAAGAACATATGATGTTGGCAACAGCAATAAAAATGCCTGTTAGTCCATATTCCGATTGAGAGAAGCCGCCTTCTTTCGTAAATAAGTAGGTATTAAAAAAACCCAATGCAAAGCCTATATATACTATTATCGAAGAAAGAATACTTTGCTTTCGTATTTGCGACATACTGTTGTTTGCGCTAAATTAATTTACCTTTTTGGTATTGATGTAGAAATTTCTGTCGACACTGAATTTATTTTCACCGGGAGGCATGTTCAATGTTTGCCATTGTTCAGCAGGTTTGATCCAATGTTCACCATTGCAATTGATCTTTAAAGGAAGATCAAAGCCGCTGACACAATTTGTCCAGCGATAAGAGAGTGCTTTATTATCTAGCTTATATTCTAATGTCGGGATATTAATAGTTCTTAAATATTGATCGAATACTTTAGAGAAGTTGATTTTTGATTGTTGAGAAATATAATCTTCAATCTGTTTGGTGGTTACGGTTTGATGATAGAATGTTTTGTTCAATCCTCTTAGTATTTGCCTGAATAGCGAATCATTATTAATTACCTGGCGGATGGTATGCAGCATGTTAGCCGCTTTGTAATACATATCAATTTCGGGCTCTTTATTCACTCCATAAGCAGTGATAATAGGTTCTTTGTTTTCGATGTTCTTTCTTAACCCGATCACATAATCATTACCTGCTTCTTTGCCATAATAATATTCCGTAAACAATGCTTCACTGTAGTTGGTAAAACCTTCATGCACCCACATATCGGCAATGTCTTTGGTAGTAATATTGTTGCCAAACC
The Ferruginibacter albus DNA segment above includes these coding regions:
- a CDS encoding C40 family peptidase, with amino-acid sequence MKKIFISVGLLAGGMSFAKAQATSVKFIDNIEIVPGTSSGESLRTPTASSKTSTAKPITATVVTNTSASYIEKCSSLQFKYGLLLDTAVELITNLKLYGFIDEWMSTRYKYGGTTQDGIDCSAFASTLINNVYAVTLPRTAKEQYTATDRLYRDDLKEGDLVFFNTRGGVSHVGVYLWNGYFVHSSTNEGVTISNLDEGYYKKKFIGGGRVSNITGN
- a CDS encoding lipopolysaccharide biosynthesis protein — its product is MSQIRKQSILSSIIVYIGFALGFFNTYLFTKEGGFSQSEYGLTGIFIAVANIICSFATFGMGAYITKFYPYYNDNLSKKKNDILTWALTISLIGFCFVVVLGLMFKDTVIRKYSQNSPQFVQYYYLIFPLGLGLTLYTIFEAYAWQLKESVITSLFREVIFRLFTTILIFLFFAKITTPFNTFIHIYSFTYIGIAAGLFIYLFIKGQISFTFNTSIVTKKFFRKIVVFVSYIFGGLIVYNISQVFDSILLGSVSKEGLAAVAVFTLGQNIASVVQAPQRGIISASFAALSQAWKDKDMAKINRIYHRSSINQLIFAIGLFLLIWLNFTDGIHTFHFQKNYSQARWVFFFIGLMRIIDMGTGVNAQIIGTSTLWRFELFTGIILVALTLPLNYFLTKYYFGTLGPAIANLISFTVYNAIRYWFLLKKFKLQPFDMKTLYTLFLGAGCYYCCYLLFNNYTGFGWIVIRSITFCLLFIPGTLLLKLSPDIIPVWQTTLKRLRLKKVND